A genomic segment from Curtobacterium sp. MCSS17_007 encodes:
- the gltB gene encoding glutamate synthase large subunit, with the protein MALQPDPAPRSTRSLQPAHRRFSAVPEATGAYDPANEKDACGLAMVATLRGSAGHDIVDAALGALRNLEHRGAVGSDAGTGDGAGILCQVPDAFLRDEVPFELPAAGEYAVGTAYLPVDEDERHAVKGAVERIAREEGLKVLGWREVPVRPEVLGTLARAAMPAFEQLFVASTRHDVHGASWSGIALDRQAFRLRKRAEHGVEVYFMSLSSRTMVYKGMVTTLQLEPFYPDLSDERFASKLAIVHSRYSTNTFPSWPLAQPFRTLAHNGEINTVRGNRNWMRARQSQLESELLGDLAPLLPIVSPGASDSASFDETLELLTLTGRSLPHAVSMMVPEAWENQVGMDPDLRAFYEYHSMLMEPWDGPAAITFTDGAIVGATLDRNGLRPGRFLVTDDGLIVMGSETGVIDVPPGKVVRKGRLRPGRMFVVDTEAGRIIEDDEVKRDLAASGPWAQWLDEGRINLSDLPEREHIVHTPASVTRRQRAFGYTEEEVRILLRPMAQTGAEPLGAMGSDTPIAVLSERPRLLFDYFTQQFAQVTNPPLDSIREQVITSMGMGLGPERNLLSAGPEHAKQIVLDFPVIDNDELAKIQHFETESGRHLTVTIKGLYRVDAGKKAMQKRIAAVCDEVDQAIESGKQFIVLSDRDGNAEQAPVPSLLLLAAVHHHLIRTEQRMKVGLIVEAGDVREVHHVATLIGYGASAINPYLAMETCENLVRSGMIPGITPEQAVKNVIKALGKGVLKIMSKMGISTVSSYAGAQAFEAVGLSQEFVDRYFTGTSSILGGVGIEVIAKENAERHAQAYPQDGAVLSHERLQTGGEYQWRREGPPHLFNPDTVFRLQHATRARRYDIFREYSQAVDDQSEELMTLRGLFRFRHGVRKPIALDEVEPIESIVKRFNTGAMSYGSISQEAHETLAIAMNRLGARSNTGEGGEDVERLLDPERRSAIKQVASGRFGVTSMYLTHATDIQLKMAQGAKPGEGGQLPPTKVYPWVARTRHATAGVGLISPPPHHDIYSIEDLKQLIFDVKRANPSARVHVKLVSQSGIGAVAAGVTKALADVVLVSGHDGGTGASPLNSLKHAGTPWEIGLAETQQTLMLNGMRDRVVVQVDGQMKTGRDVVVAALLGAEEYGFATAPLVVEGCILMRVCHLDTCPVGVATQNPELRKRFTGKPEFVVNFFEFIAQEVRELLAELGFRSLDEAIGQVDALDTDRAVEHWKASGLDLAPVLHGPEFGRDEPRRHLREQDHELDEHFDVQLIQQTADVLEHGGSVALDLPIRNTERAVGTMLGHEVTLRHGEHGLPAGSIDITLRGSAGQSLGAFLPAGITLRLVGDSNDYVGKGLSGGAIVVRPDSESAFEPSENVIAGNVIGYGATQGSMFIRGIVGERFLVRNSGATAVVEGVGDHALEYMTGGLALILGETGRNLGAGMSGGTAYVRGLRREHVNADALASGELRLEELDSADVEIVSDLLRQHHAETGSTVAGDLLESGDLGDFVKVLPRDYAAVLETRRQAVDEGLDPDGTVVWNRILEVTGG; encoded by the coding sequence ATGGCGCTCCAGCCAGACCCTGCCCCCCGTTCGACGCGCTCCCTGCAGCCGGCGCACCGACGCTTCTCGGCCGTGCCGGAGGCGACGGGTGCGTACGACCCGGCGAACGAGAAGGACGCCTGCGGCCTGGCGATGGTCGCCACGCTCCGCGGTTCCGCGGGCCACGACATCGTCGACGCCGCGCTCGGCGCGCTCCGGAACCTCGAGCACCGCGGCGCCGTGGGGTCCGATGCGGGCACCGGTGACGGCGCGGGCATCCTGTGCCAGGTGCCGGACGCGTTCCTGCGCGACGAGGTGCCGTTCGAACTGCCCGCGGCTGGGGAGTACGCCGTGGGAACGGCCTACCTGCCCGTCGACGAGGACGAGCGCCACGCGGTGAAGGGCGCCGTCGAGCGCATCGCGCGCGAGGAGGGCCTCAAGGTCCTCGGCTGGCGCGAGGTCCCGGTGCGCCCCGAGGTCCTCGGTACGCTCGCGCGCGCCGCGATGCCGGCCTTCGAGCAGCTCTTCGTCGCGTCGACGCGGCACGACGTGCACGGTGCGTCGTGGAGCGGGATCGCGCTCGACCGCCAGGCCTTCCGGCTCCGCAAGCGCGCGGAGCACGGCGTCGAGGTCTACTTCATGTCGCTGTCGAGCCGGACCATGGTCTACAAGGGCATGGTCACGACGCTCCAGCTCGAGCCGTTCTACCCGGACCTCAGCGACGAGCGCTTCGCCTCGAAGCTCGCGATCGTCCACTCGCGCTACTCGACCAACACCTTCCCCTCGTGGCCGCTGGCGCAGCCGTTCCGGACGCTCGCGCACAACGGAGAGATCAACACCGTCCGCGGCAACCGCAACTGGATGCGCGCCCGCCAGTCGCAGCTCGAGAGCGAGCTGCTCGGCGACCTCGCGCCGCTGCTGCCGATCGTCAGCCCGGGTGCGAGCGACTCCGCGTCCTTCGACGAGACCCTCGAGCTGCTCACGCTGACCGGCCGGAGCCTGCCCCACGCGGTGTCGATGATGGTGCCGGAGGCCTGGGAGAACCAGGTCGGCATGGACCCGGACCTCCGCGCCTTCTACGAGTACCACTCGATGCTCATGGAGCCGTGGGACGGTCCGGCGGCCATCACCTTCACCGACGGTGCGATCGTCGGCGCGACGCTCGACCGCAACGGTCTGCGTCCCGGGCGCTTCCTCGTCACCGACGACGGTCTCATCGTGATGGGGTCCGAGACCGGTGTGATCGACGTGCCGCCGGGCAAGGTGGTGCGCAAGGGGCGCCTGCGTCCCGGTCGCATGTTCGTCGTCGACACCGAGGCCGGACGCATCATCGAGGACGACGAGGTCAAGCGCGACCTCGCGGCCTCCGGCCCCTGGGCGCAGTGGCTCGACGAGGGCCGGATCAACCTGTCCGACCTGCCGGAGCGCGAGCACATCGTGCACACCCCGGCGTCGGTGACCCGGCGGCAGCGCGCCTTCGGTTACACCGAGGAAGAGGTCCGCATCCTGCTGCGTCCGATGGCGCAGACCGGTGCGGAGCCCCTCGGTGCCATGGGTTCGGACACACCGATCGCCGTGTTGTCCGAGCGTCCGCGCCTGCTGTTCGACTACTTCACGCAGCAGTTCGCGCAGGTGACCAACCCGCCGCTCGACTCGATCCGCGAGCAGGTCATCACGTCGATGGGCATGGGGCTCGGTCCGGAGCGCAACCTGTTGAGCGCGGGCCCCGAGCACGCGAAGCAGATCGTGCTCGACTTCCCGGTCATCGACAACGACGAGCTCGCCAAGATCCAGCACTTCGAGACGGAGTCCGGCCGGCACCTCACGGTGACGATCAAGGGCCTGTACCGGGTGGACGCGGGTAAGAAGGCGATGCAGAAGCGCATCGCCGCGGTGTGCGACGAGGTCGACCAGGCCATCGAGTCGGGCAAGCAGTTCATCGTGTTGTCCGACCGTGACGGCAACGCCGAGCAGGCGCCCGTGCCGAGCCTGCTGCTGCTCGCGGCCGTCCACCACCACCTCATCCGCACCGAGCAGCGCATGAAGGTCGGGCTCATCGTCGAGGCCGGCGACGTGCGCGAGGTCCACCACGTCGCGACCCTGATCGGCTACGGCGCCTCGGCGATCAACCCGTACCTGGCGATGGAGACGTGCGAGAACCTCGTGCGCTCGGGGATGATCCCCGGCATCACGCCGGAGCAGGCCGTGAAGAACGTGATCAAGGCGCTCGGCAAGGGCGTGCTGAAGATCATGTCCAAGATGGGCATCTCGACCGTGTCCAGCTACGCGGGCGCCCAGGCCTTCGAGGCGGTCGGGCTCAGCCAGGAGTTCGTCGACCGGTACTTCACCGGGACGTCGTCGATCCTCGGCGGCGTCGGCATCGAGGTCATCGCGAAGGAGAACGCCGAGCGGCACGCCCAGGCATACCCGCAGGACGGTGCGGTGCTGTCGCACGAGCGGCTGCAGACGGGTGGCGAGTACCAGTGGCGCCGCGAGGGGCCGCCCCACCTCTTCAACCCGGACACCGTCTTCCGCCTGCAGCACGCGACCCGCGCCCGCCGCTACGACATCTTCCGCGAGTACTCGCAGGCGGTCGACGACCAGTCCGAGGAGCTCATGACGCTCCGCGGTCTGTTCCGGTTCCGTCACGGTGTCCGGAAGCCGATCGCGCTGGACGAGGTCGAGCCGATCGAGTCGATCGTCAAGCGGTTCAACACCGGTGCGATGTCCTACGGGTCGATCTCGCAAGAGGCCCACGAGACCCTGGCGATCGCGATGAACCGTCTCGGCGCGCGCTCGAACACGGGCGAGGGCGGCGAGGACGTCGAACGCCTGCTCGACCCGGAGCGGCGGAGCGCCATCAAGCAGGTCGCCTCCGGGCGCTTCGGCGTCACGAGCATGTACCTGACGCACGCGACGGACATCCAGCTCAAGATGGCGCAGGGCGCGAAGCCGGGCGAGGGCGGGCAGCTGCCCCCGACGAAGGTGTACCCGTGGGTCGCGCGCACCCGGCACGCGACCGCCGGTGTCGGGCTCATCTCGCCGCCGCCGCACCACGACATCTACTCGATCGAGGACCTCAAGCAGCTGATCTTCGACGTGAAGCGGGCCAACCCGTCCGCACGCGTCCACGTGAAGCTCGTGAGCCAGTCCGGCATCGGCGCGGTCGCAGCCGGGGTGACGAAGGCGCTGGCCGACGTCGTGCTCGTCTCCGGCCACGACGGCGGCACCGGTGCGTCCCCGCTCAACTCGCTCAAGCACGCGGGCACCCCGTGGGAGATCGGCCTGGCCGAGACCCAGCAGACCCTCATGCTGAACGGCATGCGCGACCGCGTGGTCGTGCAGGTCGACGGGCAGATGAAGACCGGCCGCGACGTGGTCGTGGCGGCGCTGCTCGGGGCCGAGGAGTACGGCTTCGCGACGGCTCCGCTCGTCGTCGAGGGCTGCATCCTCATGCGTGTGTGCCACCTGGACACGTGCCCGGTGGGCGTCGCGACGCAGAACCCGGAGCTCCGCAAGCGCTTCACGGGCAAGCCCGAGTTCGTCGTGAACTTCTTCGAGTTCATCGCGCAGGAGGTCCGCGAGCTCCTCGCAGAGCTCGGCTTCCGGTCCCTCGACGAGGCGATCGGGCAGGTCGACGCGCTCGACACCGACCGTGCCGTCGAGCACTGGAAGGCGTCCGGCCTCGACCTCGCGCCGGTCCTGCACGGACCGGAGTTCGGCCGGGACGAGCCCCGGCGCCACCTGCGCGAGCAGGACCACGAGCTCGACGAGCACTTCGACGTCCAGCTCATCCAGCAGACGGCCGACGTGCTCGAGCACGGCGGCTCCGTCGCCCTCGACCTGCCGATCCGGAACACCGAGCGCGCGGTCGGCACGATGCTCGGACACGAGGTCACGCTCCGCCACGGCGAGCACGGGCTGCCCGCAGGATCGATCGACATCACCCTGCGCGGCTCCGCCGGGCAGTCGCTCGGAGCGTTCCTGCCCGCCGGCATCACGCTCCGACTCGTCGGCGACAGCAACGACTACGTCGGCAAGGGCCTGTCCGGCGGCGCGATCGTCGTGCGGCCGGACTCCGAGTCGGCCTTCGAGCCGTCGGAGAACGTCATCGCCGGCAACGTCATCGGCTACGGTGCGACCCAGGGCAGCATGTTCATCCGCGGGATCGTGGGCGAGCGCTTCCTGGTCCGCAACTCCGGTGCCACCGCCGTCGTCGAGGGTGTGGGCGACCACGCACTCGAGTACATGACGGGCGGCCTCGCGCTCATCCTCGGTGAGACCGGCCGCAACCTCGGCGCGGGCATGTCCGGCGGGACCGCCTACGTCCGCGGACTCCGGCGCGAGCACGTGAACGCCGACGCGCTCGCGAGCGGCGAGCTCCGGCTCGAGGAGCTGGACAGCGCCGACGTCGAGATCGTCAGCGACCTGCTCCGGCAGCACCACGCCGAGACCGGGTCGACCGTGGCCGGCGACCTGCTCGAGTCGGGCGACCTGGGCGACTTCGTCAAGGTGCTCCCGCGCGACTACGCAGCCGTCCTCGAGACCCGCAGGCAGGCGGTCGACGAGGGGCTCGACCCGGACGGCACCGTCGTCTGGAACCGCATCCTCGAGGTGACCGGTGGCTGA
- the lgt gene encoding prolipoprotein diacylglyceryl transferase: MPLLSIPSPSTAWQYFDLTAWLRDAFGWSLPLDFRIHAYAICILLGIVAAVVLANRRLNARGVERWIIIDIAIWAVPAGIIGGRLFHVFTHVSDYFGPGRDPFSLFYIWEGGLAIFGALILGSVGAYIGCRQVGLRFSTLIDAIAPGVLLAQAFGRLGNYFNHELFGMPTSLPWGLEIESSNPAFPKGLPEGTLFHPTFLYEIIWNVVGVVVILLLDKRFRLQWGKVMALYLIWYGTGRSVLESIRVDTSETFAGIRTNVWMSFAAILLGIVIFLVQSRRHTGNEPSPYLPGREPRRSTDVDSDDTWSEHDDDAPAADADADPVPAAGPAR, encoded by the coding sequence ATGCCCCTCCTGAGCATCCCGAGCCCGAGCACCGCGTGGCAGTACTTCGACCTGACCGCCTGGCTCCGCGACGCGTTCGGGTGGTCGCTGCCGCTCGACTTCCGGATCCACGCCTACGCCATCTGCATCCTGCTGGGGATCGTCGCGGCGGTCGTGCTCGCGAACCGGCGGCTCAACGCCCGCGGGGTCGAGCGGTGGATCATCATCGACATCGCGATCTGGGCCGTGCCGGCCGGCATCATCGGTGGGCGCCTGTTCCACGTCTTCACGCACGTCAGCGACTACTTCGGCCCGGGTCGGGACCCGTTCTCGCTCTTCTACATCTGGGAGGGCGGCCTGGCGATCTTCGGCGCGCTCATCCTCGGGTCCGTCGGCGCGTACATCGGGTGCCGACAGGTGGGCCTGCGGTTCTCGACCCTGATCGACGCGATCGCCCCGGGCGTGCTGCTCGCGCAGGCCTTCGGCCGTCTCGGCAACTACTTCAACCACGAGCTGTTCGGCATGCCGACCAGCCTGCCGTGGGGCCTCGAGATCGAGTCCTCCAACCCGGCGTTCCCGAAGGGGCTGCCCGAGGGGACGCTGTTCCACCCGACGTTCCTCTACGAGATCATCTGGAACGTCGTCGGCGTCGTCGTGATCCTGCTGCTCGACAAGCGGTTCCGTCTGCAGTGGGGCAAGGTCATGGCCCTCTACCTGATCTGGTACGGCACCGGCCGCTCGGTCCTCGAGTCGATCCGCGTCGACACGAGCGAGACCTTCGCGGGCATCCGCACGAACGTCTGGATGTCCTTCGCCGCGATCCTGCTCGGCATCGTCATCTTCCTGGTGCAGTCGCGTCGCCACACCGGAAACGAGCCGAGCCCGTACCTGCCGGGTCGCGAGCCGCGTCGGAGCACCGATGTAGACTCGGACGACACCTGGTCGGAACACGACGACGACGCTCCTGCGGCGGACGCCGACGCCGATCCGGTCCCCGCAGCGGGTCCCGCCCGGTAA
- the trpA gene encoding tryptophan synthase subunit alpha, with the protein MDTANAERAGAVVGYLPAGFPDLRTSVDAAVALAENGVDVIELGLPYSDPVMDGPVIQRAAEESLANGFRVAQVFDAVDQITSRVDVPVLVMTYWNPVLRYGVDRFADDLVAAGASGLITPDLIPDEGRAWIDASERTGLDRVFLAAPSSTDTRMEQAVRSSRGFVYAVSTMGVTGARVGVDTAARTVVSRLRDAGVERTCVGLGISTADQVAEVLEYADGAIVGSAFVRALADLGVQGVAGRAADLTSGARRG; encoded by the coding sequence ATCGACACCGCGAACGCCGAGCGTGCGGGCGCCGTCGTCGGGTACCTGCCCGCCGGGTTCCCGGACCTGCGGACCAGCGTGGACGCCGCCGTCGCCCTCGCCGAGAACGGCGTGGACGTCATCGAGCTCGGCCTGCCGTACTCGGACCCCGTGATGGACGGGCCGGTCATCCAGCGTGCGGCCGAGGAGAGCCTGGCGAACGGGTTCCGTGTCGCGCAGGTGTTCGACGCGGTCGACCAGATCACCAGCCGCGTGGACGTGCCGGTCCTCGTGATGACGTACTGGAACCCGGTGCTCCGCTACGGCGTCGACCGGTTCGCCGACGACCTCGTGGCCGCCGGCGCGTCCGGGCTCATCACGCCGGACCTCATCCCCGACGAGGGCCGGGCGTGGATCGACGCCTCGGAACGCACCGGGCTCGACCGTGTCTTCCTCGCGGCGCCGTCCTCGACGGACACCCGCATGGAGCAGGCGGTCCGGTCCAGCCGGGGCTTCGTCTACGCCGTCTCGACGATGGGCGTGACCGGAGCCCGCGTCGGCGTCGACACCGCCGCGCGCACGGTCGTGTCACGGCTCCGCGACGCGGGCGTCGAGCGCACCTGCGTCGGCCTCGGCATCTCGACCGCCGACCAGGTGGCCGAGGTGCTCGAGTACGCCGACGGCGCGATCGTCGGGTCCGCCTTCGTGCGTGCCCTCGCCGACCTCGGCGTGCAGGGCGTGGCGGGCCGAGCCGCCGACCTGACCAGCGGCGCCCGACGCGGCTGA
- the trpB gene encoding tryptophan synthase subunit beta, translating to MTSLRDLQGPYFGDFGGRFVPESLVLALDELETAFREAWADPAFREELDTLQREYTGRPSIITEAPRFAKHAGGARIILKREDLNHTGSHKINNVLGQALVAKRLGKTRLIAETGAGQHGVATATAAALFGMDCVVYMGAVDTERQALNVARMRLLGAEVIPVETGSRTLKDAINDALRDWVANVESTHYLLGTVAGPHPFPEMVREFHKVIGEEARQQVLDRVGRLPDAVAACVGGGSNAMGIFEAFLDDESVRLHGFEAGGDGIETGRHAASISLGRTGVLQGTMSYLMQDEDGQTIESHSISAGLDYPSVGPEHAYLASIGRAQYASITDAEAMEAFRLLGRTEGILPAIESAHALAGAIKLGKELGPDGVVLVSLSGRGDKDVASASRYFGILDENAVQL from the coding sequence GTGACCTCACTCCGTGACCTGCAGGGCCCGTACTTCGGTGACTTCGGCGGACGCTTCGTCCCCGAGTCCCTGGTGCTCGCGCTCGACGAGCTGGAGACCGCCTTCCGCGAGGCCTGGGCGGACCCGGCGTTCCGCGAGGAGCTCGACACGCTCCAGCGCGAGTACACCGGTCGCCCGTCGATCATCACCGAGGCGCCCCGGTTCGCGAAGCACGCCGGTGGTGCGCGCATCATCCTCAAGCGCGAGGACCTCAACCACACCGGCTCGCACAAGATCAACAACGTGCTCGGGCAGGCGCTCGTGGCGAAGCGGCTGGGCAAGACCCGGCTCATCGCCGAGACGGGTGCGGGCCAGCACGGCGTCGCCACCGCGACGGCCGCTGCGCTCTTCGGGATGGACTGCGTCGTCTACATGGGCGCCGTCGACACCGAGCGCCAGGCGCTCAACGTCGCCCGGATGCGGCTGCTCGGGGCCGAGGTGATCCCGGTCGAGACCGGATCCCGCACGCTGAAGGACGCCATCAACGACGCGCTGCGCGACTGGGTGGCGAACGTCGAGTCGACGCACTACCTGCTCGGGACGGTGGCCGGACCTCACCCGTTCCCGGAGATGGTCCGTGAGTTCCACAAGGTGATCGGGGAAGAGGCGCGCCAGCAGGTCCTCGACCGGGTCGGCCGGCTGCCGGACGCCGTCGCCGCGTGCGTCGGTGGCGGTTCGAACGCGATGGGCATCTTCGAGGCGTTCCTCGACGACGAGTCCGTCCGACTGCACGGCTTCGAGGCGGGCGGCGACGGCATCGAGACCGGTCGCCACGCCGCGAGCATCTCGCTCGGACGCACGGGTGTGCTGCAGGGCACGATGTCCTACCTCATGCAGGACGAGGACGGCCAGACGATCGAGAGCCACAGCATCTCCGCGGGCCTCGACTACCCGAGCGTCGGGCCGGAGCACGCCTACCTGGCGTCGATCGGCCGCGCGCAGTACGCGTCGATCACGGACGCCGAGGCGATGGAGGCCTTCCGCCTGCTCGGTCGGACCGAGGGCATCCTGCCGGCCATCGAGTCGGCGCACGCCCTGGCCGGGGCGATCAAGCTCGGCAAGGAGCTCGGCCCCGACGGCGTCGTGCTCGTGTCCCTGTCCGGCCGCGGCGACAAGGACGTGGCGTCCGCCAGCCGCTACTTCGGCATCCTCGACGAGAACGCGGTGCAACTGTGA
- the trpC gene encoding indole-3-glycerol phosphate synthase TrpC, translating to MLETLVAGALEDAATRRADRPLSDVERDLDRVASPLDALEFLSPGDRVKILAEVKRASPSRGSMAPIEDPAALAADYERGGASTISVLTEGRKFLGSLADLEAVKARVALPVLRKDFIADPYQVLEARAAGADLVLLIVAALEQRQLVELHELAEQLGMRVLVEAHSGDEVSRGLDAGARILGVNARDLTDFSLDRDLFGSLADRIPDGVVRVAESAVAGPADVAHYRAAGADVVLVGEALVTGADPAATLASFIAAADGLGRPRV from the coding sequence GTGCTCGAGACCCTCGTCGCGGGCGCGCTCGAGGACGCCGCCACCCGTCGTGCCGACCGTCCGCTCTCGGACGTCGAGCGCGACCTGGACCGGGTGGCGTCGCCGCTCGACGCCCTCGAGTTCCTGTCGCCCGGCGACCGCGTCAAGATCCTCGCCGAGGTCAAGCGCGCGAGCCCGTCGCGCGGTTCCATGGCGCCCATCGAGGACCCGGCCGCCCTCGCCGCCGACTACGAGCGTGGGGGAGCCTCGACGATCAGCGTGCTCACCGAGGGGCGGAAGTTCCTCGGCAGCCTCGCCGACCTCGAGGCCGTGAAGGCCCGGGTCGCGCTGCCGGTGCTGCGCAAGGACTTCATCGCCGACCCGTACCAGGTGCTCGAGGCCCGTGCCGCCGGTGCCGACCTGGTGCTGCTCATCGTGGCCGCGCTCGAGCAGCGGCAGCTCGTCGAACTGCACGAGCTCGCCGAGCAGCTCGGCATGCGCGTGCTCGTCGAGGCCCACTCCGGCGACGAGGTCTCCCGCGGCCTCGACGCCGGCGCGCGCATCCTCGGTGTCAACGCCCGCGACCTGACCGACTTCTCGCTGGACCGCGACCTGTTCGGCTCGCTCGCCGACCGCATCCCCGACGGGGTCGTGCGCGTCGCCGAGTCCGCCGTCGCCGGTCCTGCCGACGTCGCGCACTACCGCGCCGCGGGCGCCGACGTCGTCCTGGTGGGGGAGGCGCTCGTCACCGGCGCCGACCCCGCCGCCACCCTCGCGTCGTTCATCGCCGCAGCGGACGGCCTCGGCCGCCCGCGCGTCTGA
- a CDS encoding DUF6704 family protein — protein MSNTEPAELGEGHSPAAWTAVVIMLIGFAAGTLFFWFDLAWGVWASAAVVVIGLVVGAVMAKAGYGVNGPKFVPKHHSE, from the coding sequence GTGAGCAACACTGAGCCCGCAGAACTCGGCGAAGGCCACTCGCCCGCCGCCTGGACCGCCGTCGTGATCATGCTGATCGGCTTCGCGGCAGGCACGCTGTTCTTCTGGTTCGACCTGGCCTGGGGCGTCTGGGCCTCCGCCGCCGTCGTCGTGATCGGCCTCGTCGTCGGTGCCGTGATGGCGAAGGCCGGCTACGGCGTGAACGGTCCGAAGTTCGTCCCCAAGCACCACTCGGAGTAG
- a CDS encoding Trp biosynthesis-associated membrane protein gives MKRSRPLVVVAGLAVAGIVMLSWTQTWFTVHLHAGTAVVPRVVADGAAVVPQYTALAIASLALFLALTIAGRVLRVVLAAVEVLLGLAVVATGIGALADPVAASKGAVGEVAGVSDTGAVRQVVDRVDVTAWPAVGIAGGVLAVALGIVVFVVQRNWPGPTRKYAAATAGATADARAAAPTQRDAITDWDDLSAGDDPTADPAAGPDARDGAVGESPTSGTVGS, from the coding sequence GTGAAGCGCTCCCGTCCGCTCGTCGTCGTCGCGGGCCTCGCGGTCGCCGGCATCGTGATGCTCTCGTGGACCCAGACGTGGTTCACGGTGCACCTGCACGCCGGTACCGCGGTCGTGCCGCGGGTCGTCGCCGACGGCGCGGCGGTCGTGCCGCAGTACACGGCGCTGGCCATCGCGAGCCTGGCGCTGTTCCTCGCACTGACGATCGCGGGTCGGGTGCTCCGCGTCGTGCTCGCGGCGGTCGAGGTGCTGCTCGGCCTCGCGGTCGTGGCGACCGGGATCGGCGCCCTGGCGGACCCGGTCGCCGCGTCGAAGGGCGCGGTCGGCGAGGTCGCCGGTGTCAGCGACACCGGGGCCGTGCGCCAGGTCGTGGACCGGGTGGACGTCACCGCCTGGCCTGCCGTCGGTATCGCCGGTGGCGTGCTCGCCGTGGCCCTCGGCATCGTCGTGTTCGTGGTGCAGCGGAACTGGCCCGGGCCGACCCGGAAGTACGCTGCGGCGACCGCCGGTGCCACCGCCGACGCCCGCGCTGCGGCCCCGACCCAGCGCGACGCGATCACCGACTGGGACGACCTGAGCGCCGGTGACGACCCGACCGCCGATCCCGCGGCCGGCCCCGACGCTCGGGACGGCGCGGTGGGGGAGTCGCCCACGAGCGGCACGGTAGGATCGTGA
- a CDS encoding anthranilate synthase component I: MSTATGAEEPRTTSRAAFDELLDDHRVVPVVRALYADSETPVGVYRKLADGRPGSFLLESAGQGGLWSRWSFVGVRSFGVLTQDGDSAAWIDTGIPASRAVDSLEGAPLDVLARLHERWATPRVPGTPPLVGGTVGFIGWEAVRQLEHLPNVPAADFEVPGQALAFVSELAALDHRTGLVLLVASVLNDGTDDADTLWSDAQARLDRMQADLVQPSPATVAEAFEIAEPTPRHRTSPEDYMAAVERSKDFIRDGDVFQVVVSQRFDHDVTADPLDVYRVLRTLNPSPYMYFLALADTADERFWIVGASPEALVKVQDGRAITHPIAGSRPRGGSPVEDVRLGDELLADPKERAEHLMLVDLARNDLQKVCEPGTVAVTEFMTVERFSHIMHLVSSVEGSVRPEASAIDVFRATFPAGTLSGAPKPRALEIIDELEPAKRGAYAGVVGYFDFAGDADLAIAIRTALIKDGVARVQAGAGLVADSDPHTEHVEAVNKAAAPLRAVATANRMREVRS; encoded by the coding sequence ATGAGCACCGCCACCGGCGCGGAGGAACCGCGCACGACCTCCCGTGCGGCGTTCGACGAGCTGCTCGACGACCACCGCGTGGTCCCCGTCGTCCGGGCGCTGTACGCCGACAGCGAGACGCCCGTCGGCGTGTACCGCAAGCTCGCCGACGGCCGCCCCGGTTCGTTCCTGCTGGAGTCCGCCGGACAGGGTGGGCTCTGGTCGCGCTGGTCGTTCGTCGGTGTCCGGAGCTTCGGCGTCCTGACCCAGGACGGCGACAGCGCCGCGTGGATCGACACCGGCATCCCGGCGTCCCGCGCCGTGGACTCGCTCGAGGGCGCGCCCCTCGACGTGCTCGCCCGTCTGCACGAGCGCTGGGCGACCCCGCGCGTCCCCGGAACCCCGCCGCTCGTCGGCGGCACCGTCGGGTTCATCGGGTGGGAGGCCGTCCGGCAGCTCGAACACCTGCCGAACGTGCCGGCCGCCGACTTCGAGGTGCCGGGTCAGGCGCTCGCCTTCGTGTCCGAGCTCGCCGCGCTCGACCACCGGACCGGCCTCGTGCTGCTCGTCGCCAGTGTCCTCAACGACGGCACCGACGACGCCGACACCTTGTGGTCCGACGCGCAGGCCCGGCTCGACCGGATGCAGGCGGACCTGGTGCAGCCGAGCCCGGCGACCGTCGCCGAGGCCTTCGAGATCGCCGAGCCGACGCCCCGTCACCGGACGTCCCCCGAGGACTACATGGCCGCGGTCGAGCGGTCGAAGGACTTCATCCGCGACGGCGACGTCTTCCAGGTCGTGGTCTCGCAGCGGTTCGACCACGACGTGACGGCCGACCCGCTCGACGTGTACCGGGTGCTGCGGACGCTCAACCCGAGCCCCTACATGTACTTCCTGGCCCTGGCGGACACCGCGGACGAGCGCTTCTGGATCGTCGGCGCCTCACCCGAGGCGCTCGTGAAGGTGCAGGACGGGCGTGCGATCACCCACCCGATCGCCGGATCGCGCCCGCGCGGCGGCTCCCCGGTCGAGGACGTCCGGCTCGGCGACGAACTGCTCGCCGACCCGAAGGAGCGGGCGGAGCACCTCATGCTCGTCGACCTCGCGCGCAACGACCTGCAGAAGGTCTGCGAGCCGGGGACCGTCGCGGTGACCGAGTTCATGACGGTCGAGCGCTTCAGCCACATCATGCACCTGGTGTCGAGCGTCGAGGGGTCGGTCCGGCCGGAGGCGTCCGCGATCGACGTGTTCCGGGCGACCTTCCCGGCAGGCACGCTCTCCGGCGCGCCGAAGCCGCGTGCGCTCGAGATCATCGACGAGCTGGAGCCCGCGAAGCGCGGCGCCTACGCAGGCGTGGTCGGGTACTTCGACTTCGCCGGTGACGCCGACCTCGCCATCGCCATCCGAACGGCGCTCATCAAGGACGGCGTCGCGCGGGTGCAGGCCGGCGCCGGACTCGTCGCCGATTCCGACCCGCACACCGAGCACGTCGAGGCCGTCAACAAGGCCGCCGCACCGCTCCGTGCGGTCGCGACCGCGAACCGGATGCGTGAGGTGCGCTCGTGA